The following is a genomic window from Acidaminococcales bacterium.
ACGATGTAATCAAGGGAAAAATTTTTCTGATAAAGTTCTAAATAACGCTCAAAAGTAAGCTTGCTCAATCCATAAAACGAAGTCGGCATTTTGTCATAGTGTTCTTTGATCGGGACTATTTTTACGTTGCCGTAAACAGCGGCGCTGGAGGAAAAAACCACCCTTTTTACCGATTTTTTCCGGCAGGCTTCAAGCAGGTTAATCCCGCCCAGTATGTTGTTTTCACCGTCAAAAAAAGGATCGTCCAGCGAGACATTGACCATAGTCTGCGCGGCTAAATGCACGACGGCATCAAACCCTTCTTCGGCGAAAACATCCGCGAGCCCTTTGGCGCGAACGTCCATTTTGATGAATTTTGCGCCGTCCGGCACATTTTTCGCCAACCCTGTGCTAAGGTTGTCCAGCACTACTGTTTCCACTTGTTCTTTAAGCAGCAAATCCGCAAGATGCGAGCCGATGAACCCCGCGCCGCCGGTAATAAGTATTTTCATAATTTATTTTATACCTTCTTTTGC
Proteins encoded in this region:
- a CDS encoding NAD-dependent epimerase/dehydratase family protein translates to MKILITGGAGFIGSHLADLLLKEQVETVVLDNLSTGLAKNVPDGAKFIKMDVRAKGLADVFAEEGFDAVVHLAAQTMVNVSLDDPFFDGENNILGGINLLEACRKKSVKRVVFSSSAAVYGNVKIVPIKEHYDKMPTSFYGLSKLTFERYLELYQKNFSLDYIVLRFANVYGERQGDGGEGGVISIFAKRAAQGAPIDIFGDGGQTRDFVYAGDIAAGIWRALKSDKINTAYNLSNKEETSINQLAGMLGKITGKKIGAKYGPPRAGDIYRSILDNERAVRNLGWKTSVPLEEGLRRTCEYFANKT